The proteins below come from a single Necator americanus strain Aroian chromosome V, whole genome shotgun sequence genomic window:
- a CDS encoding hypothetical protein (NECATOR_CHRV.G20136.T1) → MSGAWPAFTEDTPVLGEQHAQPSTSPRPVLSGTSSMSDPFRSDQKTPQQSDVITFPSSSRHQNLILKRVVVDLTPPQSTAAKLRRQKEVRRGGTEMDLWIVLQINEK, encoded by the coding sequence ATGAGTGGGGCGTGGCCGGCTTTCACGGAAGACACGCCCGTATTAGGGGAACAGCATGCGCAGCCGAGCACGTCTCCACGGCCGGTGCTGAGTGGAACGTCATCAATGTCTGATCCTTTTCGCTCGGATCAAAAAACCCCGCAGCAAAGTGATGTGATCACGTTTCCCAGCAGTTCCAGACATCAAAATCTAATCTTGAAACGAGTTGTTGTCGATTTGACGCCACCACAGAGTACAGCAGCAAAACTGAGGAGGCAAAAAGAAGTCCGGCGAGGCGGAACGGAGATGGATCTCTGGATCGTGTTGCAAATtaatgaaaagtga
- a CDS encoding hypothetical protein (NECATOR_CHRV.G20137.T1) produces the protein MRWLAILLMLTVVSARREECQEEDYISVRPCYDPTHFFRPSFTSLGYSQKHFSLLKLLIVHFPAFVQFLSADDVIERIARSYEEDAGPKHEKPRPLRFGR, from the exons ATGCGGTGGTTGGCTATTCTTCTTATGTTAACTGTTGTATCGGCGAGAC GAGAGGAATGCCAAGAAGAAGATTACATCAGCGTACGCCCATGCTATGATCCAACGCATTTTTTTCGTCCGAGCTTCACTTCCCTGGGTTACTCTCAAAAACACTTTTCCCTGCTGAAGTTATTAATAG tgCATTTTCCCGCGTTCGTACAATTCCTAAGCGCTGATGACGTCATCGAACGGATAGCGCGCAGCTACGAGGAGGATGCAGGTCCAAA GCACGAGAAACCTCGACCACTACGATTCGGACGGTGA
- a CDS encoding hypothetical protein (NECATOR_CHRV.G20138.T2), which produces MPFKKNHNTSYIPPYYGHHHHPHHHHHPGYYDEHDKDYGNKDKYYGNYYSKHGDGSKYHDSDKYGHTDSYKEHEESKYGDVGKEEGGKYYDSGKKYGHDSKYYEAGGKHGHDSESVKKYSYFASGSGPDGEYKRGYYGSEGYEDAQHKSKYVSDSSGGGYKKGHDEQDMHHKDSYDKYSTDNSGYDKYGKKYESSEHKEDKSYYGSEGENKGWKNSGYDSEYEAHGPKYE; this is translated from the exons ATGCCATTCAAAAAGAATCATAATA CCAGCTACATTCCTCCGTACTACGGACATCATCACCACCCTCATCATCACCATCATCCAGGGTATTACGATGAGCACGATAAAGATTATGGAAATAAA GACAAATACTATGGAAATTACTACAGTAAGCATGGAGATGGCTCCAAATACCACGATTCCGATAAGTATGGCCATACCGATAGCTATAAAGAGCACGAAGAGTCGAAATACG GAGATGTCGGAAAAGAGGAAGGTGGGAAATACTACGACTCGGGCAAGAAGTATGGTCATGATTCGAAGTACTACGAAGCAGGCGGCAAACATGGACATG ACAGCGAAAGCGTTAAGAAATACTCGTACTTTGCTTCTGGATCCGGGCCAGATGGCGAGTATAAAAGAGGATACTACGGATCTGAAG GATACGAAGACGCACAGCACAAATCAAAGTACGTTTCCGACTCTTCCGGAGGCGGTTACAAGAAAGGACACGACGAACAAGACATGCACCATAAGGACAGCTACGATAAGTATAGTACG GATAACTCCGGGTACGACAAATACGGCAAGAAATATGAATCCAGTGAGCATAAGGAGGATAAGTCCTACTACGGCAGCGAAGGAGAGAACAAAGGTTGGAAGAATTCCGGATACGATTCAGAGTACGAGGCTCATGGTCCTAAGTATGAGTAG
- a CDS encoding hypothetical protein (NECATOR_CHRV.G20138.T3), with protein MTPEYMLCYKPITDANIEAQLSMRLISPPSVDSYVCTRPEYTCHSKRIIIPATFLRTTDIITTLIITIIQGITMSTIKIMEINIHDKYYGNYYSKHGDGSKYHDSDKYGHTDSYKEHEESKYGDVGKEEGGKYYDSGKKYGHDSKYYEAGGKHGHDSESVKKYSYFASGSGPDGEYKRGYYGSEGYEDAQHKSKYVSDSSGGGYKKGHDEQDMHHKDSYDKYSTDNSGYDKYGKKYESSEHKEDKSYYGSEGENKGWKNSGYDSEYEAHGPKYE; from the exons ATGACACCTGAATATATGCTTTGCTATAAACCCATCACT GATGCCAACATTGAAGCTCAACTTTCCATGAGGTTGATATCGCCGCCTTCCGTTGATTCATACGTTTGCACGCGACCCGAATACACATGCCATTCAAAAAGAATCATAATA CCAGCTACATTCCTCCGTACTACGGACATCATCACCACCCTCATCATCACCATCATCCAGGGTATTACGATGAGCACGATAAAGATTATGGAAATAAA CATACAT GACAAATACTATGGAAATTACTACAGTAAGCATGGAGATGGCTCCAAATACCACGATTCCGATAAGTATGGCCATACCGATAGCTATAAAGAGCACGAAGAGTCGAAATACG GAGATGTCGGAAAAGAGGAAGGTGGGAAATACTACGACTCGGGCAAGAAGTATGGTCATGATTCGAAGTACTACGAAGCAGGCGGCAAACATGGACATG ACAGCGAAAGCGTTAAGAAATACTCGTACTTTGCTTCTGGATCCGGGCCAGATGGCGAGTATAAAAGAGGATACTACGGATCTGAAG GATACGAAGACGCACAGCACAAATCAAAGTACGTTTCCGACTCTTCCGGAGGCGGTTACAAGAAAGGACACGACGAACAAGACATGCACCATAAGGACAGCTACGATAAGTATAGTACG GATAACTCCGGGTACGACAAATACGGCAAGAAATATGAATCCAGTGAGCATAAGGAGGATAAGTCCTACTACGGCAGCGAAGGAGAGAACAAAGGTTGGAAGAATTCCGGATACGATTCAGAGTACGAGGCTCATGGTCCTAAGTATGAGTAG
- a CDS encoding hypothetical protein (NECATOR_CHRV.G20138.T1), translating to MVDTLLISLTLTVLTSASYIPPYYGHHHHPHHHHHPGYYDEHDKDYGNKDKYYGNYYSKHGDGSKYHDSDKYGHTDSYKEHEESKYGDVGKEEGGKYYDSGKKYGHDSKYYEAGGKHGHDSESVKKYSYFASGSGPDGEYKRGYYGSEGYEDAQHKSKYVSDSSGGGYKKGHDEQDMHHKDSYDKYSTDNSGYDKYGKKYESSEHKEDKSYYGSEGENKGWKNSGYDSEYEAHGPKYE from the exons ATGGTAGATACTCTACTGATCAGCTTGACCCTAACAGTACTAACGTCAGCCAGCTACATTCCTCCGTACTACGGACATCATCACCACCCTCATCATCACCATCATCCAGGGTATTACGATGAGCACGATAAAGATTATGGAAATAAA GACAAATACTATGGAAATTACTACAGTAAGCATGGAGATGGCTCCAAATACCACGATTCCGATAAGTATGGCCATACCGATAGCTATAAAGAGCACGAAGAGTCGAAATACG GAGATGTCGGAAAAGAGGAAGGTGGGAAATACTACGACTCGGGCAAGAAGTATGGTCATGATTCGAAGTACTACGAAGCAGGCGGCAAACATGGACATG ACAGCGAAAGCGTTAAGAAATACTCGTACTTTGCTTCTGGATCCGGGCCAGATGGCGAGTATAAAAGAGGATACTACGGATCTGAAG GATACGAAGACGCACAGCACAAATCAAAGTACGTTTCCGACTCTTCCGGAGGCGGTTACAAGAAAGGACACGACGAACAAGACATGCACCATAAGGACAGCTACGATAAGTATAGTACG GATAACTCCGGGTACGACAAATACGGCAAGAAATATGAATCCAGTGAGCATAAGGAGGATAAGTCCTACTACGGCAGCGAAGGAGAGAACAAAGGTTGGAAGAATTCCGGATACGATTCAGAGTACGAGGCTCATGGTCCTAAGTATGAGTAG